In Papaver somniferum cultivar HN1 chromosome 9, ASM357369v1, whole genome shotgun sequence, the genomic stretch TGAAGGTAATTTAATTGGGAGGACGGAGGATTTTCTATCTCAGGTGGTATCTATGGGACTTCCAAGTGTTGTTGCAGTGTTGAAATCTTGTGAAAATCTTCTTCCCATGGCTGAACAACTACAAATCGTAAAAAGATGCGTCGATGTCACAACTTCTAAGGTAATTTTGTGTGTTCCATGTTCCGGTGAATCCGGTCGATCAGCATACACTTCTATTAGTAGTGATTTATTGTTTCAATATCATTTGAAACTTGGCTTAACATGGCATTGTGGTTGCACTTGCAGGTGCATAACGAAGCAAAATTTCCTAGTCGTTCACCTGCAAATTGGTGGACAGAAGAACTTACCATTCTAGACATAAATTCATTTAAAAGAATCATTTGCTCTTTGAAAGCTCGTGGAACAAAAACTCATTTGATATCTAGTGTTTTGATAACGTATGCCGACAAAGCATTGCGAGATCTAGTTCGCGACCATTCTGGTACAGGAATAGCCATGTTGTCAGATGCTAGTAACAGTGAAGTCAGAAACCAACAGAAGAATCTTTTGGAATCCATTACATCCCTTTTACCACCGGAGAAGTCTGCACTTCCCGTCAATTTCTTGTGTTGTCTTCTAAGGTCCGCAATTTATTTGAACGCGACGACTAATTGCAAGAATGAACTGGAAAAGAGAATTTCTAATAATTTGGAAAATGCTACTGTGGATGATCTGTTGATTTTATCATTTACTTATGATGGAGAGAAAATCTTTGATTTGGAAAGTGTAAGAAGGATAATTGCAGGATTTGTTGAGATTGAGAAAAGTGTATCGGTTTTTAACGTTACTAACTTGGAGGAGACTTGTTCAGCAGCCATGGAAAGAGTTGCCAAGACGATTGacgcatttcttggtgagattgGGATGTATGCGGAACTGAGTATTTCCAAGTTCAACGGGATTGCAAATTTGGTACCAAGGACTGCACGAAAGATCGACGATGATCTTTACCGCGCTGTTGATATTTACTTGAAGGTGAGCTTTTCTACAATTTTTTACTGCAATAAAGATATAGTACACCAGTAAACCATTTACAGCTCTAATACAAAATATTGTACACTAACATGGCGGTTTTACGTTTCAGGCTCACCCAAATTTAGATGAGATTGAAAGAGAAAAGGTTTGCAGTGTGATGGACCCGCTGAAGCTATCCCACAATGCCCGGCTCCACGCTTCGCAAAACAAACGATTGCCGGTTCAGATTGTGCTTCACGCTTTATATTACGATCAGCTCAAGCTAAGGAGTGGTACTGTTGAGGATAGGAGCATAAAGAATGACGCTGCATCAACTAGAATTCAGTTGGAAGCCGATGTGTCCCTAATGAAAGAAAATGAGACCTTAAGATCGGAACTTATGAAAATGAAGATGTACATTTCTGATATTCAAAAGGGTCCCGGGCCTTCTTCAACATCTAAGAGTGTCCAAAAGAAACCAAAGTTCTTCTCGTCCGTGTCGAAAACTTTCGGAAAGTTGAATCCGTTCCGTCATGGATCCAAAGATACATTGAATATTGATGATGGTTCCGACGAGGCACCCAAGCCTAGGAGAAGAAGGTTCTCGATTTCGTAATCTCAATCGGAGGGATCGGCTCAAGTTTTATATGTTACAAAatgttttggaaaaataaaaaaagacgGTTGAAATTAATTTGTTAAATTATGAAGTTATTACTAGAGTTGTATCGTGGATTTGAGCGTGATTTTGTACAgtttcttgattttttctttctttttttgtaacACTTGTTGTTCTTGATCTGTGAAAAAACATTGTTCTCACTGCCTTTTCTCTATGGTTTGCCCTGTATTTGAACAACCACGTCTATTAGCGGATTGTCCAAGTGAATCTAAACTACAAATACTATAAGACATGGAAAGCAAAAATGAACAAGTGAATCGCTAAATATTGACAAAcctcaaccaaaacaaaaattcTACCTGAAAATTGAAAACCTCAACCGAAACAAAAATTCTTCACTAACAGTAAATATTTGTtagtctttttcttttgtattttaaaGAGGATAAAAGTGAATATAAACAAGAAAAGGTGCCAAGATGGCAcgtatgccaaaaaaaaaaaataggtggCCTAGCAAGCCAATCGTGTCACCATGGGAAAATGGTGCAACAGTAGACTATTTGTCGAGCGATGGTGTTTAAAGCACCAGCGATAAAGACTTTACCGTTGGCGATTTTAATTATACCGCTTGATGGAAAAGCTATCTGCAACTGTGCTTTTTCTGTTGCCTATAAATAAGTGGTTTTCAACTTCATTTTTACACCAgaatttttaatcaatttttttcTATAATTCTCTCTTTCACAATTTTTAAAACTTTCTTAAAATTTTTCAAACGGCAGAATTTCAAACCCAACTTAATTCGGCAATTCAGCTTGATTTTTCTGAAGTAGTACTTGATGTTGTTAACAAAATATGTcatagttataaagaaataggtaaaaaacAAAGTTTTTAAGTTTTGAATACTAACCCACTCAAAACTGCAGTTACAGAGCTCAAGGCAAAGCAAATTTGAAAGTTACTCAAAATACTAGtcacaaaaacaaagaaaactttgtTATGAGTGCATTGATTGGAAGTTATGTgaaacgaaaatggaaaaataagATGAAAAAGATTGTCCAAGAACTtttattaaagtttttattttgaatTATTATCGtctagtttatatcttgtaaaatggCGCAGTATTATTAATTAATTTGAGGTTCATATCTTGTAAAAAAACGCACTTGTTAGGCCTATTCTGCACGTGTCAGACACCATGATTTGTcacttttgcacccactatgggtatggaaAAATGGAAAACGTATGTGCCAAAGTGTCAAATATACCACTTAGGCACACACGATGGAGTTTCTAGCGAGCGATAGAGACTCCATAGCTCGAGGGTCAGTCAGACGCCACCGCTAGTCTTTCCATCACTCGCTTCTTAGAACAACGCAATGTTTTTCATCCAACGGTCAGGAATTTCCCCTCCTATAAATactcaacttcaaattcatttcaactcacaccagaagttttaaatctctctagaatttctcaatctcacaCATCTTCCATACTTTTTATCACTCTTCCAATTAGTTAAAAGAGCATGGTTGAGTTCATCGAAAACCAACATGCTGCCAAAATCAAACAATTGCTAATTGAGCCAATGTGCAAAGTCGAATAAGTATGCGAATACGAAAATTTACAACTGCAGAAGATGAATGTATCTGTaggaattatgttttttttttactgaGACTCTCTTCATTGCAGATGCGTTCCAAACCCAAACATTTTTCGGAAAGGATATTtgggaaatttcaagaacaaacaatgaacctTAACAATCGTGATGTACATGGGTTATGACATCGCTTCACTGTAATCTATAAGGAAATTATTAAGTATGTTGTTTTAGTATTGCAAGTGGGTCGAAACACGAGGGATGGTGAAACCATGATGGACATTAAACAAAGGTGACAAAGGAAAAGTCTTCTAATATGGAAGTTGCTTTGAGATTTTAAAAGTGTTGCCTAAatataatccaatatttatattttagtTTCTTAATTGTCAATTAAGTCTAAGTATTAATTTTAATATTTGTCTTACTTAATTAGTTAAAATTAAAATGTAAGACTGAATTAAGAATACAATATAAGTTTAATTAGTTAAAATACGAGTGGAAATTTCAAAATTATTAAACTTCGAATTAATTGTTAATAGTCATgttacaagacataaaactagacaataatataaatttaaaaataaaaatcaggggACAATGTTcatcatcttgtttatcttcttaatTTCACATAACTTTCAATCAATGCGCTCATTAACCggagtttcctttgtttatcttcttctttggattCAAATTTGCTTTGCCTTGAACTCTACTTTGCCTTTTCTTAGATGCAGGTTTGAGcttgttaatatccaaaacttgaagacttatttgttttttacctatttctttataactatcacatatcttcttaacaacaccttcaagcactattccagaaaaatcaagttgggtttgaaattcTGCCATCtgagaaattttgaaatgatttagatCGAGAGAAATACAAAAAAATTTGGTGTAGATTTTTAGTttgaaaattacctatttataggcAACAAGGAACAACCTTTGGTACTAGACTTTGCATCGAGCGATATTCTGAAAAACGTCAAAGATCTATCACTGACGATATTGTTAATATCGTTCAATAGAAGAAATGTCGCTCAGCTGTTTTCCCATAGTGGCACAACTGATTTTCCATGCCACTTGGTATGGCAAACAAAATTATTCGACTTGGTGCATAGGAATATGCCTTAATGAATATAAATAACTCGAGAAGTAAATtaagtttatattcttaatttagACTTACATTTaactaatcaaaaaaaaaattacatagaGATTAAAAAATATTCTTAAACAACCGCTTAAGTtgacaattaagaaattaaaacataaaatctGGATTATATTTGGGAAACACTGTTAATATCTCATAACAACTTCCATATTAGAAGTCTTTTACGTTGATGTGGAGCCACACCGCCCGACACCTTTATTCAAGGTCCGCCACAGTAACATCATTCCTTATTTTTCGACCCTCTTGCATTACCGAAGCAACATACGAATTAACTTCCTTATTGATTACATTGAAACAAGCACGTTCAATGTGGAGGTTCATTGTTTTTTCTTGAAATTTCAGACATATGTTTTCCCAAAATGGCAGGACTCAGAGTGCACCAATGATAGGACGTTCATTAAAAAAAACATAGAACCtataaatacattcatcttcggAAAAAGTAAAATTTTCACTTCGCCTTCTTATTTGATTTTGCACATTGGCTTGGTTAACGCCTCTTTGATCTCGGCAAGCATGTTGGTTTTCTATGAACTCAGTCATGTTTATATTTtgaaaaattagaagagtttcTTAAATACATAGAAAAATTTagaagagattgagaaattctagagagatttagaaattctggtgtgagttgaaatgagttgaAAGGTGGGTATTTATAGAGGGAGGGATTTATGACCTCTGGATGGGGAGCGAGTGAGCCATAACCATATTAACGAGCGATATAAACACTATCATTATGTTGTACTGGCCTTCGTGCGCTTCTTTGACCATCGAGCGATGGTGACTCTATCGCTGGTTAGTCAGTCCCTCGCACCTATCTAATGGTATATTTGGAACTTAGGCAGTTACGTTTGCCGTACCTGTAATGGATGCAAAAATAGCGTTCTTGTAAAAACATGACATAACTTATGTCGCTTTAGCTAATGGCACCTTGAATACCATAAACTCAAATTGATACAAGAGTCGTGTTCATAGCATCCATGTATTTGCACAGCCAAGTACTACTTCATATTGAGTTGAAGTCAATTTAATTCAACTTGAAATATCTGAATCATAATTTTTCCTCTCAAGGATGATGATTAGAGGTGAGTGGCAGTCTCTATTCACTGAGAATCAAATGTGAACAGTCATAAGATCGACCCATCTGGAAGTGACCTGCCAATCTTATAACGAAATCATCATGGGATGTGTGGTCTTCATCcaactgtaatttttttatttgtgtATTGTGGTGTTATCCTTCATACATTGGCTTTATAAGGAGGACCATGGATTGGTGAATTAAGGCACAAGTTAACTATAATTAGGTTCATGTAGACCTACAACCGAGTGTTTGATCCTTCCCAACCCATCCTAACTTACTTCGTACTTAAGGAGGCTCCCTCCTATATGGAGCAAATGattcaatcaaataaaaattaaaacactTCGTGTTAGCAAAAGGAAAGCTTCCACGACTAAACATATGCTTATCGACAATCCTATAAACTTCCATCAGAAAATGTGGGTTTAATTTCTTCTAGAATTTATAAAATACATCAGGATATCTTCTGAAAAAAGTccggaacaaaaaaaaaaagtgaaacaaATTTATTACAGTTACTTGAAAATATTTATATATAACAAAGTAATTCATGCAACTCATGCAATCTCtaaatgtatagactttttttTAGTGTTAGATTTAGAAACATGATTTCATTCATCATAAGAGCTACTGAATATACATATCATTACACACATTTCATGATATCAcataatatatataataatcaCTGTTAACAAGTTCATGTTATACTCAAGACTGTACCAGCCATAAATCTGCATCTCAAACTTTAACTCATTTTGTTTTAACACCTTTAGTGATCCACATTTTACTGGTAAGTTTAAGTTAAACTTCAAAGAGCTAATCAAAGTGCATAATAATTACTAGATTACCTTCTTTCTTATAATTAATCAAAAAAGTTTCTTTCAACCCTCAAAATTGTAACCTTAGAGAATTTAACCAACAAtacataaacctaaattgttTAGCCAACAATATAGAATAATGGTAGAAACGATCCTTACCTATTActgggatacatggtagaaccgatctcaaTTTTTATCAAGGAAGTTAATCCGATTTATATTTGTGATAATATATGGAATATCAATTCaaaatttccaaagaaatcctaaaaTTATTTTGAATGTAAATTCACAAAAAGAGAAATTAAACGAACCGCATATTTCCTCGGATTTTGAAGATCATCCGCACTGTGATTTCTTACATAACTTAATAATAAAAAAGGATATTATTAGCTTCCTTCTCTGGAATATCATTCTGCAGGTATTTTGACAAACCACTCCTCCAATCAGTGATAACGATTTGATTAATATTTGTCTTTAAATATTGCTCTACTGGAATACAGTGTCCCTTCCATACTTCAAGATACTTAAGACTtcatataggaaaccgaaaatcTTTGTAACATCCCAAAAAATGGGATGTCTTAGAAGATTTTCGAGGttatttttataatataatatgtaTACAATTTATCTCCAGATTTAGAAAAACGATCAATCAAATCCATTGCTTCGAGACAATAGAAGGGTTGGCCAAAAACATATTCCACGATTTTTCCCGCAGCAAAATAATTTGTAAAAATGATAACGATTTTACAGATTTAACTCTAGTATGAAACATATAAATGAATATACATGACACCAAAAGAAATTTTGTTACCATCAAGGATGCTATTATATTTGGTTTTCCCACCATTCCAGTTAATTTAGCACATTCAACTTTAAATTCGGATTGCAGAGACTTTGAAGGGTCTTTAAGTTGTTTGCCGTATACAAGAGCAATATTTTCAGGGAGAAGACACCCATGGCACAGAAGTAAACTCCTCAACTTTGGTAGCAGTGTTGTTGATTTCTAAATAGTTCTTCCATTGGATGATTAATTTTTTCCCCCTTCTTCGGATCCCAAAACTTAATTTCCCCGATGCATAGGTTTACAAAAATCAATTTCTGCATTTAGCAGTTTCATTTATGAGAATTGAGAATGACAACTCATCACCTATATCTTTTGAATTTGGAATTTGATTTTTACTTGATTTTGTTTCTAATGTAGTGTAGGGGTCTTTTAACGGCTAGAATTTCTAACTTTTTTGTCATTTCTCTATTTTTGATGTGTTTGCTTCCACTACTAGTTCCcaatgttttattttatttttcatataattttttacaaacggatattatcttttttaatATAAGTGTTCTTTAGTTTATggtataaagtttcatttttatGATGTAATCATGAAAAAATCTAAAACTACATATGTAGTATCTTAATATAATTATTTTGCTTTTTAATGTTAATTTAATTATAAAACTATGTCTCATGtgtttaaaagaaaaaataactaaaaaaacaattgatttgaaataaaaataataatattattagaTATGAGTAAATATTAATAAGAGAGAAAAATGAGACCTTTGAatcaaaaaaaagagaaaaatgagaCATTTCCTTCGTATATTTTTATGCTTGGTATGTTTAAGAGGAAAAAAAATATGATTCCCTAATAAATAGTGGAACTGTTTTGATGAACTCATACGTACTCACTATTGGTGAATGAAGATCAAACGACTGATTTTGATTTAAACTCATTCGTAAAAACACGTAAAACTTTGTGATAACCCATTTTGAAATTCATAACAAAGTACTAGAAAACTCTCTCCAACAAAATGAACCACTGGAACCATTTTAGTGAGAAAAACATAGGGCCAATGTTTCCTTATATAGAAATTTTATTGGTATGGACGTGAAGACCGATAAAATTTCCGAACCGTATTACTCGGGCAACACTATATTAACCTCTTTCAATTTGGTAAGACCTAATTAAGTTGGTCCAAATTTTTACAATCTTTATAAATCTCGCTAACTATTATTCTCCATATTTATTTGTGTTGTTGTCCAAATCTTTTGACCAGTCTAACCTAACTTTTTGTAGAAGCTATTTCTCTTCCTTACACATGGATCGTCAAAATTATTAAAGTGGAGAGTCATAAGTGATTCGCACAAAAAAAATATAGTGTCCCTTCCGAATATTGACATGGTTTTCACGCCTATATTATATATTATTAACTGGCTAGGTGATTCATACCGAAATAGCACAAAAACGCTCTAACCATTTAAGAATCACTCTACCATCCGAATCACAATTTTTCTTCTCGATTACACGGTCACTTtccaattttattattttatgatgAAATTTTTCAAATTAGTTTGTGATCTGCTTCACATTTTTTTCCATGTATGTAATCCATGTATGCATATCGGTCCAGATATTGATAACAGTCTGACCGAAGAAAAGAATGTTGGCTTGGTGTCTGCTAAAGTTAAATGTCTTATTGAAGACATTGTAATAGAATCTCCTTTATCTACAAAATAAACATTACTTCTCGGAAGTTTGTTAACAGTCAAACATTTAATATTTGGTCAAAGGTAACATTATGTATACGAAACTAATGTTGTCATGAGTTTGTAATTTTAATTGATGTAACATGCTTGATTTCATTAAGAGATTATTTTAAATATTTATCTAGGGATTATCCGATCAAAAATTCCATAACCATTAAAAATGGAGATTCGGTTGTCCGAAGTAATGTTTCTTCCGAATATAAGCATATGTTACTTTTGTATAAAGTATGTAAGCCTAAACTTGTCAAAACATGACATAGCTTATTCAATTTATCTAATAGCACCTTGAATACCACAAACTCAAATTGATACAAGAGTCGTGTTCACAACATCCATGTCTTTGTACTTCCAAGTACTACTTCATATTGAGTTGAAGTCAATTTCATTCAACCCGACATATTCGAATCATAATTTTTCCTCTCAAGGATGATGATTAGAGGTGAGGCAGTCTCTATTCACTGAGAATCGAATGTGATCAGTCATAAGATCGAACCATCTGGAAGTGACCTGCCAATCATATAGCAAAATCATCATAGGATGTGTGGTCTTCATCcaactgtattttttttttatgtactaTGGTGTTATCCTTCATCCATTGGCTTTAGAAGGAGGAGACCATAGATTGGTGAATTAAGGCGCAAGTTAATTATAGTCAGTTTATCTTACTACATAATGTAGTGAGATCAGAAAAAGACGTGCCCTTGGAAAAGAGTTGTTGTTATTGTGTTATCAAGATTTAGTTTAGATATCTATTTTTATCTCCGAAAACActtatgaaatatatgctcgtATTAGACATTTTAGTATACCATCGAATCTCTCATTATGGTACGGTAAATCACAACGAATATCCTATACATACAACTAAACATCTCCCGTTTTGGTAATGAAACCTATACCCCCGAAAAAAATCGTTATACAATACATAATATGAGTGAAATATGTACCCATTTTCTTATCCAAATACATCACTCGAATTATGATTTTATCTCAtcatataatttttatttaataagtCAACCTCCTAAATTGTCCTCCTTCACAAGTTTTTAACATCTTCAATGGCGGTCAACACCTTGGTTATTCTCCGCGTGTTGAAAAGCACCTCTTCTAAAGCACCAGTTTCCAATGATAAAAGGTTGCCAAAATCATTTCATATTTCACCGCCCTTGTGGAGGGAGGGATGTATATTTGACGGTAACCGGTGTTTAGTTGAGTGTCACTATCATATACACGATTTGgaggtttttatttttaaatcaagCGAAATTACATTGTATTAATACACGATTTGGAAGTTTTATTTGTAAATCGAGCGAATTTACATTATATTAATTATTGAGGTTACGTTTAATAAGAAGTCCATCAAGTACAATTGTCATTTTGTTATCCAAACAAGTACGTTCTATGAGCCTACTTTTTTTTGGAACTAAGCAAGTACATGAATACATTAAATGTAGGTTCATATGGATTCAAAAATGGTTAACTTTTGTTTAGGGTGTACTATGTGAATAGATGTTGGGAATACTTAATAACAGtaaatcatttaaaattcttatattttctttcttttattttctcgaTATTTCTTAGAAAATGGTTGCTTTGGTTACAAAGTTCTTGTTGTTTCAGATAAGCGCTTTGATATTGTAAGGAGAGACTGTTTCATTGATGTTCTTCTAAAATGCAGTCACTTCGATAACAACATATTCAATTTGATTAATCCAAGATACTCTTGCAGTGTGTTTCAAGAATGTAGGGGATTTTAGGCTATAAATGatgagtccaaatttgtgcacccctatATACCGGGGTGCACGTTCCGGCTCCCTTGATTGGTCATCAAAATCTTATAAACCACCTTTTTTTCTGCTATACTTTTATGTTTCCTTATTTATATTTtactaaaattaggttaaaaactAAATATAATAAAGTCATAAATCCACAAATTACTAAATCTTCTTTATGAACACCGCATTCTTTTCTTCCTATGCAACTCTAAGTTATACCTAGTTTTATGTAATTGCTTTGCTTTCTTAAGTTgtattctttttcattttttgataCTCCACAAGCACTGGAAACTGATC encodes the following:
- the LOC113310361 gene encoding root phototropism protein 2-like translates to MASNFVKNNKNTGRISSTMERTGQWVFSQEIPTDIIVEVGEANFSLHKFMLVEKSGYIRRMIMETDEPDLSRINLSDIPGGPEIFEKAARFCYSVNFEITVHNAAALRCAAEYLEMSEQYYEGNLIGRTEDFLSQVVSMGLPSVVAVLKSCENLLPMAEQLQIVKRCVDVTTSKVHNEAKFPSRSPANWWTEELTILDINSFKRIICSLKARGTKTHLISSVLITYADKALRDLVRDHSGTGIAMLSDASNSEVRNQQKNLLESITSLLPPEKSALPVNFLCCLLRSAIYLNATTNCKNELEKRISNNLENATVDDLLILSFTYDGEKIFDLESVRRIIAGFVEIEKSVSVFNVTNLEETCSAAMERVAKTIDAFLGEIGMYAELSISKFNGIANLVPRTARKIDDDLYRAVDIYLKAHPNLDEIEREKVCSVMDPLKLSHNARLHASQNKRLPVQIVLHALYYDQLKLRSGTVEDRSIKNDAASTRIQLEADVSLMKENETLRSELMKMKMYISDIQKGPGPSSTSKSVQKKPKFFSSVSKTFGKLNPFRHGSKDTLNIDDGSDEAPKPRRRRFSIS